GAAGTCGTTGGAGAAGCCGGGACCGCCGCGTCCGCCATTGCCGAATTGCAGCGCACCTCGCCGGACGTGATTCTTCTGGACGTTCGCCTTCCGGACCGCAGCGGTTACGAGGTCTCGCGCCAAATTCAGAGAATGGACGGCGAACCGCGCGTGCTGATTCTGACTTCCTTCGCCGATGACAACACCGTGTTCGAAGCGATCGCTGCGGGAGCCGACGGATACCTCCTTAAAGAGATCGATGCCGACGGTTTGGTGAAGGCCATTGAAAAAGTTGCGGCCGGGCAGTCGATCCTCGACCCCGCGGTCACCGGGCGAGTGCTGGGGCGCGTAAAAAACCTTTCCGAGCCACCGTCCAAAATCGACATTCTTTCCACCCAAGAGCGGCGTGTTCTGGCCCTGGTTGCCGAAGGCAAGACCAACAAGGAAATCGCCGTGGATCTGGGGCTGAGCGACAAGACGATTAAGAATTACCTCAGCAACGTTTTGGACAAACTCCATCTGAGCCGCCGATCGCAAGCCGCGGCGTTCTTCGTGCAGCATTCCCCTAGTCGGTAGAGCCTTTAGACCTTGTTCGTTCTAGGGCCTAAAATCTTCCGCTTCAGCCCTTCAAAGCCTTGCTGGCTTAAGTCACCTTGGGACAGGTGTTTCAGTGTGTGAGACCGAAAGCTGAACCCCATTCTCAAGTCTGTTCAGGCAAGCCCATTGCTCATGGGATTACGCACTGGCTTGGAGTCGGCGACTTTTCTCAACTCCGCCGAGCTTAG
This window of the Verrucomicrobiota bacterium genome carries:
- a CDS encoding response regulator transcription factor; translation: MKGIRVLIVDDHEVVRIGLRTLLSRFPHIEVVGEAGTAASAIAELQRTSPDVILLDVRLPDRSGYEVSRQIQRMDGEPRVLILTSFADDNTVFEAIAAGADGYLLKEIDADGLVKAIEKVAAGQSILDPAVTGRVLGRVKNLSEPPSKIDILSTQERRVLALVAEGKTNKEIAVDLGLSDKTIKNYLSNVLDKLHLSRRSQAAAFFVQHSPSR